AAAAGGTGGAATTTGGTCTAGACTTTTGTTGCCTACACAAAAAAATGGTGCTATAATTGGGCTATACCAAACAAGCGTAGAAAGAGGTTATCAAAATGGAAATTATCCGCGTAAAAGATGCCGCTGCTGGCGGAAAAAAAGCCTTTGAAATTATTCAACAAGCCATGAAAGATGGTATCCATACATTAGGTTTAGCAACTGGAAGTACACCGATTACTTTGTATCAAGAAATGATGGCAAGTGATTTAGATTTTTCAGAGATGACTTCTGTTAATTTAGATGAGTATGTCGGTTTAGGCGGAGAAGATAAACAAAGTTACCGCTACTTCATGAATGAAAATTTATTTAATCAAAAACCATTCAAAGAAACGTTTGTTCCAAATGGTAAAGCAGAAGACTTGGACGCTGAATGCAAACGTTATGATGACGTAATTGCAACGCATCCAATTGATATCCAAATTTTAGGTATTGGTCGCAACGGTCATATCGGTTTTAACGAACCAGGGACACCACTAGATAGTAAAACATCAGTGGTTGATTTAACGGAGTCAACAATTGAAGCGAATAAACGTTTCTTCGATAAAATTGAAGATGTACCAACAAAAGCTGTTTCAATGGGAATTGGTTCTATTTTACAAGGTAAAAAAATGGTCTTAATGGCCTATGGTGAAGACAAAGCAGATGCGATTGCCGGCATGGTAAATGGTCCGGTTACAACAGATCTTCCTGCTTCTGCGCTACAAAATCACGCAGATGTGGTCGTAATCGTCGATGATGCAGCTGCCAGCAAATTATAATAAAAGCTAATTAAATAAAAGCACTTCATTAACTGTAAGGTACGTCATTGTGACGAATGCTTACTTAATGAAGTGCTTTTTTGTTAAAAGAATTATAAATTTTATGACTTATAAATGTTCGAGATGGAGCTTTGTGCACCAGCTCTTTGCACACTAAGTCAAAATCTTGAGAAATTTGAAGGACAATTTATCAAGATTCCATCTTAGTGCTTGAGAGCTAAGACGGTGCTCGCAGCTTTTCTAGAGATGGAGCTTTGTGCACCAGCTCTTTGCGGCACTAAGTCAAAATCTTGAGAAATTTGAAGGACAATTTATCAAGATTCCATCTTAGTGCTTGAGAGCTAAGACGGTGCTCGCAGCTTTTCTAGTGATGGAGCTTTGTGCACCAGCTCTTTGCGACACTAAGTCAAAATCTTGAGAAATTTGAAGGGCAATTTAGCATAATTTCATTTTCCTGCTATTCTTATTAAATAAACATGGTTATAACTAAGACTGTAAAACCGGTAAGCAAATTAACAATATCGTTATCAATAAATTTTAGTCCATGGACAAGCTGGCCGGGTTTATTGTGATGATATTCCTGCTCAGTTATTTGATGGCAAACAACGCAGCGGTATTTACTTTGTAAAGCTGAACCCAAAAGACTATCGACAAACATTCCCAATACACCAAGTAAAAATGGCTGCCAAAAAGTAGCAGGCTGGTAGCTGATTGGGGTAAATAGAAAAATGCCGCCAGCGTAAGTTGCCGCAATTAAAAAGCTGCCACCAATTGCCGCAAAAGTTCCCAGCAAACTCACACCCCCTGATAAACCAGTCGCAACTTTTTTTAACGTTAGAATATTGTAAGGATCCCCTTTAGCTAACATGCCAATTTCAGAAGCCCAAGTGTCTGCAGAACTGACTGCGATCAGAGCTGTCATAATTTCTGACCAGTTAAAAGTCGCGGGAAAAAATTGTGCTAATAAGCCAGCAACAAGAACGGGCAGGCTATTAGCCAAAAGCTGTTCAGCATCTCGCTGGGCTCCTTTTTTGCCAATTGTATCGAATTGGTTACTAGCAACTTTTTTAATCGCATGGATGAAAATCGCACTGCCAAAGAATAGCCCTAATAAAAGCCAAACAAATGGAGGCGTTAGCGCAGCTAAAAAAGTACCTAAAAAAATAAAAGCAAGATAACCTGAGAAAGTTAGATAATGGGCGATAAAAAGTACAAAACCAAGGAGCGCTGTGAAAATTAAGCCACCACAGGCTAAATACACTGTAATCATTTGACACCTCTTTTGTTAACGGAATTTACACCCTTTTAGTGTAACATAAGAGAAGTTAAAGGAATGATTCACTCCAGAGATAGAAGACCAAAATCCTGATACATAGCGGTTCCATTTTTTCAAATTTTGGCTTATTGTCGCAACGAGTTAGTTCAAAAAGCTAGACAGGGCTAAAGCCGTTAGATCAATCTTTTTCTGGTGGACAACTTATACTTCCTATAATAGACGAAAAAGCACCGCCAAATTATTTTCATTACATAATTGCCGTGAAATTCTGGCAATTGTAATAATCATAATTGTAGCGGTGCTTTTTTGAACTAATTTGTTATGACACTAGTAGTAGTCAAAAGAAAATGGAATTTGCGAAGTCTTTTTTTTACTTAAAGACCAAAGTTATAGTCGTCATCTTCCATTGCTTCAACTTGACCTAATAAATAACCATTGCCGACTTGGGAGAAGAAGTCGTGATTGCTTGTCCCAGTTGAAATTCCGTTCATAACAATCGGGTTAACATCATCGGCAGTATCTGGGAAAAGCGGATCTTGTCCTAAGTTCATCAATGCTTTATTGGCGTTGTAACGTAAGAAGGTTTTTACTTCTTCAGTCCAGCCGATTTCATCATATAATTCTTCGGTATAACGTTCTTCATTTTCATACAATTCATATAATAAATCATACATCCAATTTTTTAAGTCTTCTTGTTTGGTTTCATCCAGTTCGTTAAAACCCAATTGAAATTTATAGCCAATATACGTTCCGTGAACAGATTCATCGCGGATAATCAATTTAATAATTTCAGCGACATTGGCCAATTTATTATTACCTAGATAATACAAAGGTGTATAAAAACCAGAGTAAAACAAGAATGTCTCCAAAAAGACACTGGCGATTTTCTTTTCCAAAGGTGTGCCGTTTTTATAAATTTCATTGATTCGTTCGGCCTTTTTTTGTAAATATGGATTCGTGTTGGTCCATTCAAAGATTTCGTCAATTTCTGATTTTGTATTTAAGGTTGAAAAAATCGATGAGTAACTTTTGGCATGGACAGATTCCATAAATTGAATATTATTCAATACCGCTTCTTCATGGGGGGTACGGACATCTTTTCGTAATTGATCCATTCCGCTTTCAGATTGGACGGTATCTAATAAGGTCAGCCCGCCAAAAACGTGGCCTACTGTTTGTTTTTCAAGTTCTGATAAAGTCCGCCAGTCATCCAAGTCGTTTGATAGCGGAATTCTGGTATCTAACCAAAATTGTTCGGTTAGTTTTTCCCAAGTGGATTTATCGATAATATCTTCAATTTCGTTCCAGTTAATGGCTTCATAATAAGTTGCCATGATCTGCCTCCTAATCGTAATTGTTTTAACAGCTTGCTCGCAAAAAATGCAAGCTGTTAAAACAAGCCCTTTATTTTTTTCACTTTTAATTAAGGGTTAAATGACACAACTTTCACATTGGTTGCTGCCGATTTCTTCTGCATCGTCGGTAAAGGTACGGACGTAATAAATCGATTTAATGCCTTTATGAAAAGCGTAGTGACGCAAAATATTCAAGTCACGGGTCGTTTGTTTGGTGGTTGCCGTTTTCCATTCATAAAGGCCCTTGGGAATGTCAGAACGCATAAACAGCGTTAAGCTCATACCTTGATCAATGTGTTGTTGGGCTGCGGCATAAACGTCGATAACTTTGCGCATATCCATATCATAAGCTGATGTGTAATAAGGTAGTGTCTCATTTGAGAGATAAGGCGCTGGATAGTAAATTTTACCAATTTTCTTTTCTTGACGTTCTTCAATCATCCGAGTAATAGGATGTAAGCTGGCACTTGTGTCATTAATATAGGAAATAGAACCATTTGGCGCCACTGCTAAGCGGTTTTGATGATACAAGCCATCTTTTTGAATGGCTGCTTTTAATTTGGCCCAATCTTCACCTGTCGGAATGAAAATGCCGTCAAATAATTCTTTCACCTTAGCAGATTGGGGCATATGATTTTCAGCAATATATTTATCAAAATAGCTGCCATCAGCATAGGCTGATTTTTCAAAGTTGTAAAAAGATTGCTGGCGTTCTTTAGCAATTTTATTACTTTCGACTAAGGTCCAGTAATTTAACAACATAAAATAGATATCAGTAAATTCAACGGATTCTTTTGAACCGTAAACCAATTGATTTTTAGCAAAGAAAGTGTGCAAGCCCATGCCGCCTAGTCCGATTGTATGAGCTTGGTCATTTCCGTGGGCAATGGAAGGGACTACATCGATATGAGAATTATCGGTTACAAAGGTTAGTGCGCGTGTCATAGCTCGGACCGATTTACCAAAATCAGGGCTAGCCATTAAGTTAACAATATTGGTTGAACCTAAATTACAAGAGATGTCCGTACCTAAGATTTCATATTCTTGACGTCCATTTAAAACAGATGGAGTTTGGACTTGCAGTACTTCTGAACACAAATTGCTCATGATAATTTTGCCATCAATCGGATTTTCACGATTAGCTGTATCGATATTGATAATATAAGGATAGCCGGAT
The DNA window shown above is from Enterococcus montenegrensis and carries:
- the nagB gene encoding glucosamine-6-phosphate deaminase, encoding MEIIRVKDAAAGGKKAFEIIQQAMKDGIHTLGLATGSTPITLYQEMMASDLDFSEMTSVNLDEYVGLGGEDKQSYRYFMNENLFNQKPFKETFVPNGKAEDLDAECKRYDDVIATHPIDIQILGIGRNGHIGFNEPGTPLDSKTSVVDLTESTIEANKRFFDKIEDVPTKAVSMGIGSILQGKKMVLMAYGEDKADAIAGMVNGPVTTDLPASALQNHADVVVIVDDAAASKL
- a CDS encoding DUF92 domain-containing protein — protein: MITVYLACGGLIFTALLGFVLFIAHYLTFSGYLAFIFLGTFLAALTPPFVWLLLGLFFGSAIFIHAIKKVASNQFDTIGKKGAQRDAEQLLANSLPVLVAGLLAQFFPATFNWSEIMTALIAVSSADTWASEIGMLAKGDPYNILTLKKVATGLSGGVSLLGTFAAIGGSFLIAATYAGGIFLFTPISYQPATFWQPFLLGVLGMFVDSLLGSALQSKYRCVVCHQITEQEYHHNKPGQLVHGLKFIDNDIVNLLTGFTVLVITMFI
- the nrdF gene encoding class 1b ribonucleoside-diphosphate reductase subunit beta; this encodes MMATYYEAINWNEIEDIIDKSTWEKLTEQFWLDTRIPLSNDLDDWRTLSELEKQTVGHVFGGLTLLDTVQSESGMDQLRKDVRTPHEEAVLNNIQFMESVHAKSYSSIFSTLNTKSEIDEIFEWTNTNPYLQKKAERINEIYKNGTPLEKKIASVFLETFLFYSGFYTPLYYLGNNKLANVAEIIKLIIRDESVHGTYIGYKFQLGFNELDETKQEDLKNWMYDLLYELYENEERYTEELYDEIGWTEEVKTFLRYNANKALMNLGQDPLFPDTADDVNPIVMNGISTGTSNHDFFSQVGNGYLLGQVEAMEDDDYNFGL
- the nrdE gene encoding class 1b ribonucleoside-diphosphate reductase subunit alpha, which produces MSLKELKDVSYYKLNNEINRPVNGQIPLNKDQEALQAFFKENVLPNTKQFATFNEKLEYLVAQDYLEAEFLTHYSAAFITKLYDFLLAQNFTFKSFMAAYKFYSQYALKTNDGAFYLENYEDRVAINALYFAAGDEELALTLADEMIHQRYQPATPSFLNAGRKRRGELVSCFLIQITDDMNSIGRGLNSALQLSRIGGGVGITLSNLREAGAPIKGYEGAASGVMPVMKLFEDSFSYSNQLGQRQGAGVVYLNVFHPDIMAFLSAKKENADEKIRVKTLSLGVLVPDKFYELTRNNEDMYLFSPYSVEKEYGVPFSYIDITAEYDNLVKNPNIRKQKIKARELENEIAKLQQESGYPYIINIDTANRENPIDGKIIMSNLCSEVLQVQTPSVLNGRQEYEILGTDISCNLGSTNIVNLMASPDFGKSVRAMTRALTFVTDNSHIDVVPSIAHGNDQAHTIGLGGMGLHTFFAKNQLVYGSKESVEFTDIYFMLLNYWTLVESNKIAKERQQSFYNFEKSAYADGSYFDKYIAENHMPQSAKVKELFDGIFIPTGEDWAKLKAAIQKDGLYHQNRLAVAPNGSISYINDTSASLHPITRMIEERQEKKIGKIYYPAPYLSNETLPYYTSAYDMDMRKVIDVYAAAQQHIDQGMSLTLFMRSDIPKGLYEWKTATTKQTTRDLNILRHYAFHKGIKSIYYVRTFTDDAEEIGSNQCESCVI